The genomic region GTGCTGCTGAAGCCAAGCGAGAAATAGACGGCTGGCGGCGACGGATACAAACATTTGAAGATCAACCTTACCTCAACCGTGCCGACGAGTTAGTCGTTGAAGGCGATGTCGTCGCTTTACAAGCAGCAGTTGATGAAGCGAGTAAAATTGGTGAAGGACGCGCGCTTTATGGCGAAGCTCGTAAGCGAATTCGCAACTGGACGCGCCAGATCCAAACAATTGAAGACCAGCCATTCTTAGACCAAGCACGAGACTTGGCAAATAACGGCAATTTACCAGCGGCGATCGCTGCTGCTGGGCAAATTGGTGCGGGACGGGCGCTACATGAAACAGCGCAGGCAGAAGTTAAGGAATGGCAAACTCAACTTCAGGCGGAACAAGATTGGCGCGAAGCACAGCAAGTTGCTTTGCAGAATACTCCCGATGCATTGGCACAAGCAATTCGGCTGGCGGATCGGGTTCCTAACAGCAATTCCTTACGATTGGATGTGAATCCAGCAATTAATAACTGGGGCGATCGCTTGTTGCGATTAGCACAAGACCAAGGGACGTATAATCCGCAAGCAGGCATCGATATAGCCCGCAAAATTCCGCGCAGCAGCAGTGCCTACGGAGCCGCTCAATCTCAGATTGGCGAGTGGCAGAGAATTTTGAACCCTCCTCCCCCCGAACCGCTTCCCAGCCTCGATAGCACCACACCGAGTCCGACAAATCTGGAGAATTCCGAACCGAATGTAGATTCTAATAACTAGTGCCATGACTGCATTTAGTAACGGCATAGTCACAACTCCTCATTATCTTGCTTCCCAAGCGGGTTTAGAGATACTTCAGCAAGGGGGAAATGCCGTAGATGCCGCGATCGCTGCTGCTGCTACGCTAACAGTAGTTTATCCCCATATGAATAGTTTGGGTGGCGATAATTTTTGGTTAATTTATAATGCCAAAGAGCGAGAATTAAAAGGTTTGAATGCTAGCGGTCGAGCGGGAGAAAAGGCAACAATTGATTTTTATCAGTCTCAAGGTTATGACAGAATTCCTTTTAGAGGTTATTTATCTGCAAATACCGTACCTGGAGCAGTATCTGGCTGGGATTTAGCCTATAAATACGCTCAAGCAACCATAAATAATTCTTTACCTTGGCAGCAACTTTTTGCTTCTGCAATTAAGTTTTCTGCAGCTGGTTTTCCAACCTCTCAAAATCAAGAACGCTGGACTCAAATAAGTATTGATGAAGAGAAAGAGTTTTTTAATTTACAAAGATTCTCTGGTTTTCGGCAGATCTATTTGAAATCTGATGGAACAATTTACCAAACAGGTGAAATATTTGAACAACCGCACTTAGCTAAAAGTTTAGTAGCAATCGCCTCTCAAGGTGCAACAGAATTTTATCAAGGGGCAATTGCCCGAAGGATAGTTGCAGATTTACAGGAGAATGGAGGAATCTTAACTCTGCAAGATTTTGCGGAACATACTGCTAACTGGGTAGAACCAATTTCAGTCAATTATCGCGATTATATCGCTTATAACTTACCACCCAACACTCAAGGAATTGCTTCTTTATCGATTTTAAATATCTTAAATAATTTCGATGTAACAAGTTTTGGAGAAGGAACGACAGATTACTATCATTTGATTGTAGAAGCAACCAAACAAGCATTTAGCGATCGCGATAAATATGTAAGCGATCCTGACTTTGTAAATATTCCTTTAGATTGGCTACTATCTTCAGAACGCGGTAAAGAACTGGCAGCACAGATTAACTTGCAGCAAGCCGCTAACCAAGTACAACCTCTCGATCCAAAAGGCGATACAATTTGGTTGGGAGTCGTGGATAAAGATGGTAACGCCGTCTCTTTAATTCAAAGTATTTACTACGAATTTGGTTCGGGTATAGTTGCAGGTGATACAGGCATTTTATTACAAAACAGAGGCTGTTTTTTCTCCTTAGATCCGCAGCATATAAATTCTTTACAACCTAAAAAACGTACTTTTCAGACGTTAAACCCTGCCATGTTATTGCAAAATCGCAAACCGTATTTAGTCTACGGTACGATGGGAGGAGAAGGACAACCTCAAACTCAAGCTGCGATCGCAACTCGAATTGTCGATTTTGGTTTTAATGTCGAAGAGGCAATTTCTGCACCAAGATGGTTGCAAGGACGTACTTGGGGAGTTGCTACCAATGAACTTAAAATTGAAGGTAGAGTCTCAGCAGAGATTGTTCGAGAATTAAGCGATCGCGGTCACTCTGTTAAAGTTGTTGAAGATTATACAGATGTGATGGGACACGCTGGGGCGATTTTAATCGACGCTGAAACTAATATAAAATACGGTGCTGCCGATCCGAGAAGTGATGGCGCTGCTGTAGGGTATTAATTGAAACTTCTTGCTGCTCTGATATGTCCAAAGTAGCAGCCAGATCCATGCTACAGAGCGTACCATGACAGCACCAGAATGCTGCGATCGTGCTTCTATGACATCCTTGACAGAACTGGGTTCGATTATTGCGTATTTTGCGAATATTGCATTTATAGCAACATAGAGCTAGTATATAAGAGTCAGATTTTCCGTATTATTACGGTTTTATTACATCAAGTAGTTAATCATAGTACATATGCATGCCCATCTACCTATTAACAATATTTACAAGCATTCAAACAAGGTTGTGCGGTTAAAGCAATTCGAGTTTTGGGTACTCGAAACTCTTAGCAGTGGATTTATTTAAGCTACATAAAATTATTGTTGGTGACAGTATTAGAGCTTAAGAAAGCTTATATAAAGATGTCGAAAAAACAAAACACTCCTGTAAAACTATCTGCCGCAGCAAAAGATGTACGCTCAATTGAGCAACTGAATCGCTTATTCAACGAGGGAACATCACAGCCACGACTAATAGGAAGTAATGGAGAAGAAATTTTTCTGCCTGAATCTGTCTATCAAGCACTGCGCCAAGTTGTAAGCGCAATGGCAACTGGACAAGCTGTGTCCTTGATTCCTGAAGATTGCGAAATGACTACACAAGAAGCCGCCGAGCTACTTAACGTATCGCGCCCTTACCTGATTAAACTATTAGAAGAAGGAAAAATACCTTTTATTACAGTAGGTAAGCATCGACGAATTCGTTCTCAAGACTTGATGGAATACAAGAAAGGAAGAGACTCTCAGCGTCGGAAAAACCTTCGCGAACTAACTAATTTTCTTCAATCAGAAGGCTACTATGAATACAATATAAAAGATTCTGACTGTGAAGAGTAAAAAGTAGTGACTCAATCGGTACTTTTAGATTCTTGTGTGATTTTTCCCATGCCTTTATCTGACACGCTACTGCGTGCTGCTGAAGCAGATTTATACCGCATTCACTACTCCCAAGAAATTTTAGACGGTGCAACGCGGAACTTAATAAAAAAGGGAAAAATGACACCAGAGAAAGCAGTTCGCTTTCAGCAACAGATTATAAAAACTTTTCCCGAAGGGTTGGTTCAAGTTCCTGAAGCTTTAATAAGTGTGATGACTAATCACGCTGGAGATCGTCATGTTTTGGCTGCTGCTATAGCTGCAAAAGCTGAAGTTATTGTCACGACTAATCTGAAGCATTTTCGTCCAAAAGATTTAGAATCTTGGAATATTGAAGCACAGCACCCAGATACTTTTTTGATGAATCTTTGCGAGGTTTACGGTGAGAATTCACTAATTGAATTACTTTGGGAACAAGCTGAAGATTGTAAAAAACCACCGATGACTATTATTGAATTACTTAACAAAATCAGTCATCAAACTCCAAACTTTGCTAGTGAAATCTTATTCTCTGAATATAGCCAAGATATAGAAGAAATTGCCAGACAAGCTTTAGCTCAATTTGGCACTAAATCAAGAGATGGGAGTTGCTTTTTAGAAGGAGAAAACTACAGACTTAACCTTCAAAAAGGTTGCTTGACAATAGTTGATAAATTAGGTCGAGGCGAGATATTAAAATCGAAAAATGGTATAATTGAAGGAAAATTTTTAGTAAAGGATATTGAGAGATTTCAAGTATTTGCTAAAGAAATAGAGCAAAGTTAATCTAAATTATCTAATAAGTTGCCTGCAAGCGGCTAATCAAGTAATCTTTGGCAGAAATAGAAGGATATATTGCTACTCTATCCGTACAACAACCAGGAAGACAAGCAACCTCCGTATCATCGTTAGGATGGCAGAAAAAAGCTATCGAATAACGCGATCGCTTTATTCTTTCATCTAAGGGAATCGCTACTCGATGTTTGGTAGAACAAAAAACATGATTAGTCCACCGTTGCATTAAATCTCCAGTATTTACAATTATCGTATCGGAAATTGCTGGAGCTGCAAGCCATTCTCCATCTTTGGTTTGTACTTCTAATCCACCAATATCATCTTGAAATAACAAAGTAATACTACCATAATCAGAATGTTCTCCCGCCCTTACTTGTCCTGCTTTTGGAGTTTGTTGTAATGGTGGGTAGTGTAGTAATCTCAAAGTATGAGCTTGTTCGTTATGATTGGCAATAAAAAAGTCTTCTGGAATTTGTAAAGCCAACGCAAAAGTTTGTAAAACCGTATCTGTTACTTGTACGCAAGCTTTCCAGAAATCTAATACACAATTGCGAAATTCAGCACTAAATTCTAAATTTTGAGTTAGAGATTTTAAATTTAAGTTTAAAGCTTCTTTTAAATCTCCTGGCTGACTCGGATCGAGACGTTCCCTTCCTATACCCACATAACCGCTATTATGAGATTCATCTAACCACGCTATTTGAGCTTTTGTTTCAAATGGAAGATTGAAAAATTGTTGAGATTGTATAAATAGTCGGCGAATTAGATTGGTAGAAATACCTGGGTTTTTGATATACAAAAATCCAATTTCGTGACAAGCTTGATAAACTTGTTCGACTATAGCTTGTCTTTGTGAGCGATCGCCACTTCTAAACGCTTGCAAATCAATAACTGGAATGAATTTCTGATTATTGGTCGCCAATTCGCTTTGCTTAGACATAGATAGAAACTAGTATTTAAATTTCACGTTGTCCGCAATTCTTTGTCTTAAACAACTTTTGGTTTACCGAGCAGCTACTTTGCGCCTTTGCGTCTTTGCGTGACCTTATTATGCAGTGTTTGGTAGCGAAGGAAAGCTAGAGAAGCGTTTTAATTGTTCATTTTGCTGGAGCATAGAATTGGTAGTTAGTATCAATCAACAACAGACGCAGCAATAACACCCTCAGCCTCCAACATTGCAGCCACCTGTAAAATTTTCCCTTCATTGTAAGGTGCGGCAATCAATTGCACCCCCAAAGGTAAACCATCCGGGCGCGCAACTGGTACAGATAAGACAGGTAAACCGATAAAAGATAGCGGCTGAGTAAACAACCCTAAATGGGGACGAACTAAAATTTCCCGTCCATCTAACTGAATTGTTTGTTGCCCAATGAATGGCGCAAAACAGGGTGTTGTAGGAGCTAAAATCAGATCGACGTGTTGAAAAATTGCACGAACGCGATCGCGAAACCACCGTCTAAATCTTTGCGCCTGAAGATACCAACTCGCAGGAATCATCGCCCCAGCCAAAAAGCGATCGCGGGTAGCCGGATCGAAGTCTTCAAGACGCGATCGCAAGTTCGCTAAATGCAGATTTGCCCCTTCACAGGCTGTAATCACAAAAGCCGCTGCCCTAGCGCGGTGAGCTTCTGGGATAATGACGTATTGCGTCGCATCTAAAGCTTGGGCGACTCGTTCCACAACAGCTAAAGCTTCCGGTTCTGCACCTGTCCGAAAATAATCGTCGGCAATGGCAATGCGTAACCCGT from Chroococcidiopsis sp. SAG 2025 harbors:
- a CDS encoding helix-turn-helix domain-containing protein, whose protein sequence is MTVLELKKAYIKMSKKQNTPVKLSAAAKDVRSIEQLNRLFNEGTSQPRLIGSNGEEIFLPESVYQALRQVVSAMATGQAVSLIPEDCEMTTQEAAELLNVSRPYLIKLLEEGKIPFITVGKHRRIRSQDLMEYKKGRDSQRRKNLRELTNFLQSEGYYEYNIKDSDCEE
- a CDS encoding PIN domain-containing protein, which encodes MTQSVLLDSCVIFPMPLSDTLLRAAEADLYRIHYSQEILDGATRNLIKKGKMTPEKAVRFQQQIIKTFPEGLVQVPEALISVMTNHAGDRHVLAAAIAAKAEVIVTTNLKHFRPKDLESWNIEAQHPDTFLMNLCEVYGENSLIELLWEQAEDCKKPPMTIIELLNKISHQTPNFASEILFSEYSQDIEEIARQALAQFGTKSRDGSCFLEGENYRLNLQKGCLTIVDKLGRGEILKSKNGIIEGKFLVKDIERFQVFAKEIEQS
- the ggt gene encoding gamma-glutamyltransferase codes for the protein MTAFSNGIVTTPHYLASQAGLEILQQGGNAVDAAIAAAATLTVVYPHMNSLGGDNFWLIYNAKERELKGLNASGRAGEKATIDFYQSQGYDRIPFRGYLSANTVPGAVSGWDLAYKYAQATINNSLPWQQLFASAIKFSAAGFPTSQNQERWTQISIDEEKEFFNLQRFSGFRQIYLKSDGTIYQTGEIFEQPHLAKSLVAIASQGATEFYQGAIARRIVADLQENGGILTLQDFAEHTANWVEPISVNYRDYIAYNLPPNTQGIASLSILNILNNFDVTSFGEGTTDYYHLIVEATKQAFSDRDKYVSDPDFVNIPLDWLLSSERGKELAAQINLQQAANQVQPLDPKGDTIWLGVVDKDGNAVSLIQSIYYEFGSGIVAGDTGILLQNRGCFFSLDPQHINSLQPKKRTFQTLNPAMLLQNRKPYLVYGTMGGEGQPQTQAAIATRIVDFGFNVEEAISAPRWLQGRTWGVATNELKIEGRVSAEIVRELSDRGHSVKVVEDYTDVMGHAGAILIDAETNIKYGAADPRSDGAAVGY
- a CDS encoding isopenicillin N synthase family dioxygenase — encoded protein: MSKQSELATNNQKFIPVIDLQAFRSGDRSQRQAIVEQVYQACHEIGFLYIKNPGISTNLIRRLFIQSQQFFNLPFETKAQIAWLDESHNSGYVGIGRERLDPSQPGDLKEALNLNLKSLTQNLEFSAEFRNCVLDFWKACVQVTDTVLQTFALALQIPEDFFIANHNEQAHTLRLLHYPPLQQTPKAGQVRAGEHSDYGSITLLFQDDIGGLEVQTKDGEWLAAPAISDTIIVNTGDLMQRWTNHVFCSTKHRVAIPLDERIKRSRYSIAFFCHPNDDTEVACLPGCCTDRVAIYPSISAKDYLISRLQATY